The genomic segment CGAGGGCACCATGCCGGCGCAGGCGGACGAGGGCGCGACGAGCGAAGCCGCGAGCGCGGCCGCAGGCGCAGAAAGCGAAAGTGATGAAGCAGCGCTCGTCAGCTGAGCTCGAGCGGGCAACCGCAAGCCTGCTCGGCGATCGCCTGCTGGATGTGCCGATCACGCGCGCCAGCGGCTCGGCCCGACTCCGCCTGACGGCCCTGCTGCGGGCCGCCTGCGCGCACCCGGTTTTCCCGGGCTGGCCGACGCCGGTCGATGACTGGCTCGACGAGGCGGCACGACTGGCGGATGAGGTGGCCGACGCCGATGCCTGCGGCCGCGTTCTGCTGCGCCGCGCGATCGTCCGCATGCGGCGGCTCGATCTCGATGCCGCGCTCGCGCTGACGCGACAGGCGGCCGCTGCCGTCGGCGGCCGGTCCGGCGAACTCGCCGCCTGCTGCGCGATCGGCCGCGTGCGCGTCCTGGTGCGCCTGCAGCGTCTGGATGAGGCCTGCCAGGCGCTGCAGGCCGTCCCGCTGGCGCCGCCGGGTGAGGCGTCCGGTGCGCTCAGGCAGCTGGCACTGGGCGAGTACCACATCGAGGCGAACGAGGTGGCCGCCGCACGCGCGGCGCTGACGCTGGCGCTGGCGCGCCTGCCGGAGGAACTGGTCGAAGAGCGCATTCAGGCCAGCCAGTCGCTCGCCTTCGTCTTCATCAGCCTGGTCGACGCGCCACGGGCCGTGGGTCAGCTGCGACAGGCGCGCGCTTTGCTCCGGGGCGCCGCAGTCTGGCCCGAGGTGATCCAGATGGACGTGGCGCTGGCCAGCCTGCTCGCGGCACGCGGTGAGCACGGCGCGGCGCAGGCGCTGTTCGGCGAGGCCGCAGAGCTCTGCCGGGCGCATCCGCAGCCGGATCTCGCCATCCTGATCGATCTCGGTACGGCGCGGTCGAGCGCCGCGCAGCAGCACGGAGCCGATGCAGTCGCCGCCTGCCTGCGAGCGGCGAAAGGCTATGCCGAACAGGGCAACCTCCTCGGACTGGTCAGCATGGTCATCTTCATGGCCGGCATCCAGAGCGCCGCCAAGGCTTTTCGCGAAGCCTACCGGACGCTGGCGACCGGTCTCGCGATCGCCCGCCACCGCCGCTGGCCGGCGGCCGAGGCGGTGTTTCGCGCGCACATCGATCGATTGCGCAATGATCTGCTGGGGCCGGCGCCTTTCGACGAGATGGTGGCGCAGATGGTGAGCGAGATGAGGGCCCGATAGATGAACCTGACTTACGAGCGAAGTGGCGGGCAGGCTGCTCGCCGCAACGTGCCGGCGACGACGGCGCCGGCCAGCGTGTCGCCTGCGCTGCAGCGCTCGGCGCTGCCGGCGGCGCAGGGCGTCCCGCGCTTTCTCGCTGCGCGTGGCGTGCCGCTGTCGCAGCCGGGCGACCCCGGCGAGCGGCAGGCAGAGGCGGTCGCCGAGGCGGTGATGGCGCCGGCGGGATGTGCCGGCTGCACGCCGCTGGCGCCCTGCAGCAACTGCGCCACGGGCGTCCAGCGCTCGGCCGAGGGCAGGGGCCCGCCGGCGGTGCCGTTGCCCGGACTGGATGCGGGGCAGCCACTCGACGGCGCCACGCGCGCCTTCTTCGAACCGCGCTTCGCGCGCGATTTCGGCGCCGTGCGCGTGCACAGCGGGCCGCGGGCGGCGCGGCTGGCGCGCTCGCTGTCGGCGCGCGCGTTCAGCTTCGGCAACGACATCGCATTCGCCGCCGGCCGCTACGAGCCGGGATCGGACTCGGGGCGGCGGCTGATCGCGCACGAACTGGCGCATGTGGCGAGCGGCGATGCCGCGCGGACCGTTGCCCGCGCACCGGACGCCGGTGTTGCTGCCGACGGTGCGCTGCCACCGGCGGCGGCAGCGGCCGGTGTTGGCCCGACCGACGCCGGCGCGGGGTTGCCGGCGGGCGTTGCGGCACCACCGACGCCGCTGTTCGATTCCCTGTTCGGTGCCTGCCTGACGCCCGAGGAGGGCGCCCGCCGCGACGCCTTCGCGCTGCGCCACATGCACCTCGAACGCTACATCCCCTCGACCACCTTCGGCATGTTCGACGCCGATTACTTCCCGCTCGTCGGCCTGATGCCGGTGACGGTGAAGATGAAGTTCAATTTCGTCGCCGCCGACAATGCGCCGGGGGTGTTCGACGTCTTGCGGCGGGCTCTGGCCGGTGAGGATCTGAGCCGCTTCTTCTGGAGCGACAGCGAGAAGGCCGACTTCAAGCGCGACTTCATCGGCCGCGTCAGCGCGCGCTGGAGCGCGCAGCACGTCCTGCGCTCGAGCAAGCCGTGCTGGGACTTTCGGGCGGTCCCGCTGGTGACGCCGGTGGAGGTCGATGATGACGCAGAGGCGCATTACGTGACGACGGTGCACAAGAGCCCGGGACCGGCGATCGATTACAAATCGGGTACCAACGACCCCGACCCGGCGCATCCAGAACGACCGGCGACCGCCGATCTGTACCAGTCCGACGTCCGCGAGGAGCCGAACTTCAACAGCGGCAGCGTCGCCAGCAGCGAGCGGCAGCGGCTGGAGACGGCGCTGGCGGCGGCAGCAGCGTCGCCGGTGCTCTTCGCCAACGATTCGGACCTCATCGAACCGGCCGTGCGTCCGGCGCTGACCGCATTCGCCAATGCGGCACGGCAGAAGAATCCTGCGGACCCGTTGATCCCGCTCAAGGTCGATGGCTTCGCCAGTCGCGACGGGGAAACGACGCACAACCAGGGCCTCTCGGACCGGCGTGCCGCCGCGGTACGCAGTTTTCTCGCCGGCCTCGGCGTGCCACAGCCGATCGGTGTTCTGGGCCACGGCGCCGTCGGCAGCGCCGGCGACGCCGCCAACCGTCGTGCGGACATCTCGGTCGACCACACTTTCGAGACGACCTACGCCGCCAACCGCTATTCGGTCGGCGAGCATGAGTTCGGCCACATGCTCGGCCTGCCCGACGAGTACCAGAACAATACGACCGGCACCCTCGGCGCGCAGCAGACCCTCTATTCCGGCCTGGTCACCGCTGCCGGGGTAGCGGGGCCGGCGGTCTGGGGCGTCAGGACCTCGAGCCAGATGTCGAACGGCATCGATGTCCTGCCACGGCACTACGTCACCCTCTGGGAGGCGCTCGGGCGCATGACGGCGCCCGACATCGCGCAGTCCGAGTGGCGCATCGGATGAACCCCAGCGCTGCCGCCGACCCGCCGCTCAGCCTCGAGTTCCGGCGCGTCCAGGCGATCTCGAGCCGCGGCAACCAGCGCATCCGCGTGACGCCCGCCGGCGACGTCTTCGCCTATCTGGAACAGCGCGATTGTCCATCTGGCGAGGAGTGGAGTGCGCCGTGGCCGGACGCACCGCTGCGGCGACTGTCGCCCGTTGAGCAGCAGGAGCTGGCCCGGACGCTGCTCGCCAGCGGCTTCCTCGAACTGCCCGGGCGGATCGTCGTCGCCGGCCGCGACGGCTTTCGCGACGAGATCGATGCCGCTCTCGGCGCGCAGCGCCATTCGGTGCGCATCGAGCGCGCCCCGGCGCCCGTCGCCTTCGCGCGTGTGCGTGCTGCTCTGTTGGCGATCGCCGGGCCGCCGTTCAGCGCCTGAGAGGGGGATAATGCAACATCCTGTCGCCCCCACCGGGCGCTTTCCGCGGCAGCGGACGACGGCGGCTCCGGCGCAGCGTCAAGCGCCGGGAGCGGAGAAAGCTTTCCACCCGCATGACGGAGCATGAGCATGAAGACGAAACCGTATCGCACGCGGATTGGCGGCATCCTGATCGCCGCCCTGTTGCCCTTCCAGGTCGCCCAGGCGCAGCTTGGCGACGTCCTCAAACAGGGGCAGCAGAGCGGCCTGCCCGGCGGCATCGGCGGCGTCGGCGGGCTGGGCAGCCTGTTGCCCGGGCAGTCGCTGACTTCGGGGAGCATCGGCAACGTTGCCGGGCTTCTCGAGTTCTGCATCCGCAACAATTACCTCGGTGGCAAGACGGCGGCTTCGGTCAAGGACTCGCTGGTCGGCAAGCTCCCCGGCCGGTCGCCACGGGCCGACCCGGGCTACGACAGCGGCAGTCGGGGCATTCTCGACGGCAGCGATGGCGGCCAGCTCGATCTCGCCGGTGGCGGCTTCAAGAAGCAGGTGACGAAGCAGATCTGCGACCAGATCCTGGCCCAGGGCAAGTCGCTGCTGTGAATCACAGGATCGGCCGTCGCTGTGGACAACCCGTGGCCGATCGCAGCTTGTCCCCAGCGACTGCGGACAAGCTGTGGGCAAGGCCTGTGCAGGCGGTGGAAAACCGCCGTGAAGCGCCTGTCGGCAAGGGATTCCAGCGGCCGCTGAAAATTTGGGCGATGCCGGCGGGGCCGCGCGATGCACCGACAGCCGCAGGACGCCGGCGACATCGGCGCCCGGGGTGCTGCGGGAAGAGCGGCGACGGCGCCGCCAATTGGTGAGCGAGGAGGCGTCATGACTTTCAAGTCGCGAGCCCGTGCAGCGGCGGGCGTTGGGGCGGCCATCGGCGATGCCGCTGGCGGTGGCCGGGCACGCAGCGGCATACCCCGTTTCCTTGCCGGAGCGCGGAGTACGGCGGCCGGACCGGGCGCCCCGCAGACGGCGGCAGCGGCGGCAGGAAGCGCTGTTCCCGCCTTCCTGCCGCAAGCGCGACCGGCGGCGACGACGCCGCTCGCGGCGCCGGGTGACCACCACGAGCTCGAGGCGGAGCAAGCGGCGCGGCAGATCGTCGCCGCGACCAGCGGCGAGCCAGCGGCGGCAGGCGCCGCGCCGCGCCGCGGCGCCTCGCCTGCGGCACCGGCACAGGGACCGGCAGCGCTGCTCGGCCGCCAGGGGCGAGCGCTCGACGGTGCGACGCGGAGCTTCATGGAGCAGCGCTTCGGCACCGACTTCGGTCATGTGCGGGTGCATACCGACGCGCAGGCGGCACGGCTGAATCGCGACCTGCACGCCAATGCCTTCACCCACGGCAGCGACATCTTCTATGGTGCGG from the Accumulibacter sp. genome contains:
- a CDS encoding eCIS core domain-containing protein translates to MNLTYERSGGQAARRNVPATTAPASVSPALQRSALPAAQGVPRFLAARGVPLSQPGDPGERQAEAVAEAVMAPAGCAGCTPLAPCSNCATGVQRSAEGRGPPAVPLPGLDAGQPLDGATRAFFEPRFARDFGAVRVHSGPRAARLARSLSARAFSFGNDIAFAAGRYEPGSDSGRRLIAHELAHVASGDAARTVARAPDAGVAADGALPPAAAAAGVGPTDAGAGLPAGVAAPPTPLFDSLFGACLTPEEGARRDAFALRHMHLERYIPSTTFGMFDADYFPLVGLMPVTVKMKFNFVAADNAPGVFDVLRRALAGEDLSRFFWSDSEKADFKRDFIGRVSARWSAQHVLRSSKPCWDFRAVPLVTPVEVDDDAEAHYVTTVHKSPGPAIDYKSGTNDPDPAHPERPATADLYQSDVREEPNFNSGSVASSERQRLETALAAAAASPVLFANDSDLIEPAVRPALTAFANAARQKNPADPLIPLKVDGFASRDGETTHNQGLSDRRAAAVRSFLAGLGVPQPIGVLGHGAVGSAGDAANRRADISVDHTFETTYAANRYSVGEHEFGHMLGLPDEYQNNTTGTLGAQQTLYSGLVTAAGVAGPAVWGVRTSSQMSNGIDVLPRHYVTLWEALGRMTAPDIAQSEWRIG
- a CDS encoding DUF2501 domain-containing protein yields the protein MKTKPYRTRIGGILIAALLPFQVAQAQLGDVLKQGQQSGLPGGIGGVGGLGSLLPGQSLTSGSIGNVAGLLEFCIRNNYLGGKTAASVKDSLVGKLPGRSPRADPGYDSGSRGILDGSDGGQLDLAGGGFKKQVTKQICDQILAQGKSLL